The Polluticoccus soli sequence GGGTATTCTGATAACTACATGCCGAGCCTATTAGGAGGGCCTGTAGCCGTACTCATTGGCATAGTGATATTTTATAGGGCATTAAGCATGTCTCAAAAGGCGCGTAAAAAACGCAAGCAAAAACAAACACAAAAACGCTCTGTTTCCGTATCCGACTAATTTCCAGGCGGTTTAGAGTGACCTCTTCAGTTTTGTGCCAGCAATAAATTATGTTTGCACCTATGAAGAGTTTATTTTTCAAATGCTGCCTGCTGGCTGTATTTGCTCATATATTAGCTGCCTGCAGCGAAAAGAAAAGTGCAAACGGTACGGATCACGCAATTTTTCAGCAGCCGGGTCTTAAAGGAATTACACAACAGATCAAAAATGATCCCGAAAACGCTTCTCTGTATTTCGAGCGCGGCAGCATACTCGACAACATGCAGGAAGACACCCTCGCACTTGAGGATTATCAAAAAGCTATTTCACTAGACTCATCAAAGGCCGAATACTTTAGTGCAATTGGCGATATGCTGTTTGAGCACAAAGACATTAGCGGTTCACTGAAGTGGATAGAAAAGGCTTTGAAGATAGACCCAAAAGATCCCGCCTCGCACTTGAAAATGGCCAAGCTTTTCATCTATACAAAAGACTATAAGTCGGCCTTTAGCGAGATCAATACCGTACTCAAGCAGGATGTATACAACTCCGAGGGATACTTCCTGAAAGGAATGGCCTATAAAGACATGAAAGACACAGCCAATGCACGGTCAAGCTTTGAAACTGCTGTCCAGGTAGCGCCGGACTATAAAGATGCCATAGTCCAACTAGGCTTGCTATATAGCGCAAAAAAAGATTCGATAGCTCTCAGATATTTTGATAATGCATATAGGGTGGATACCACGGACCTCTTTCCAATCTATGCGCGCGGTGTTTTTTACCAAGACAGCAAGCAATATGAGAAGGCCAAAAACGAATACAAGAGAGTGATTTTCCGGGACAATCAATATGCAGACGCCTACTACAATATGGGTTATGTGCTTATGCAGCAAGATTCTGTAGATAAAGCATGGAGGCAATATGACCTGCTGACGAAAATAGACCCAACAGATCCTGAAGCTTATTACAACAGGGGTCTATGTTCTGAAATGATGGGTAAAAAGCAGGAAGCAATATCAGATTACAGGCAGGCGCTTACCTTTTATAAAGACTACCCGGAAGCCCAGGCCGGCCTGAAGAGATTGCAGGGTAATTGATAAAAACACTAACTTGAGTGTTTAACGATTTGTAGTTGCCCGGCAGACCTCTTTACATAGCGACCATTTTGACACTCATCAGCATTGTGCATCAAAACAATGCATGGGCACAGGTCAAACGAATAACAAAAGATAGCGTACTACAACCTGTTCCGCAAAATGCCAGTAAGGATTCCATCGTATACCTGGATCCCAAAACCGGTAAGCCCAAGATAATAGCCGGCAAACAACCCGAAAAAAACCCAGCTAAGCGAAAACCGGATACCATTATTTATATAGACAATGGTAAACCTCGCCAAGCACCGACCACCAGCTCAGCCAAACCAGGCAAGCCGGTCGATACAGTAATTGTCTTGAAAAAAGGCAGGCAAAAAACCATATTACAGGAAGTTTCTAAGAAAAGGGACTCTGTCAGGATACAGCGTGTACCTGAGTCGTGTAGTTGCATGACGTTTACCATCAAAGCGCCTGACACACTCCATATGGATGACTATGTGAACTACAGCTTTGTTTTAAAAAACAATTGCAAAGATCTGCTTTGGGTAAACTCAGCATCCTTCTCTTTTTTTGTCTTCAATCCCGATGGAACTCCGGTAAGAGTATTACGGAAACTCCAATTCGTGAAACAGTACCGTTACCCTGACTTTGTCCAGGTAAGTCCTGGTGAGGAATATACATTTGAGTTTGCTGATGACCCGTTCTTTCAATACGAGCTGCGACCGTACTGGAAATACAAATTCATGTTTGGCTATCTGAACAGCAGCCGTAAGTATAAAGGAGCGCCCAACAAAACCTATCTCTGCCGGGAATTTAAAGACAAGACAATAGCTATTGCCGACAAGGTAAGACCTCGCAAATAAAACAGGCGGCATATTTGTTTTACCTTTGAGCGCAACTAAAACGATCAAAATGCCGATAATAGCTCCATCAATCCTTTCTGCAGATTTCCTAAACCTTGGCAGAGATATAGAAATGGTCAATAAGAGTGAAGCAGACTGGTTTCACCTCGATGTGATGGACGGACGTTTTGTACCAAACATCAGCTATGGCATGTCGATCATTGCCCAAATGAAAAAACTGGCCACTAAGACCTTTGACGTTCACTTGATGATAGTCGAGCCAGAAAAATACTTTGAGGAATTTAAAAAAGCCGGTGCCGACATACTCACTATACATTACGAAGCATCTACACATTTGCACAGAAGCCTCCAGGCGATAAAATCGCTTGGCATGAAAGCCGGCGTTTCGCTTAATCCTCATACACCGGTACACCTTTTAGAAAATATCATTACAGACATCGACCTCGTGCTCATCATGAGTGTTAACCCCGGCTTCGGTGGTCAGAAATTCATTCCTCAATCGCTCGATAAGGTCCGTGCTCTAAGGCAGATGATCACAGCTGCCGGAGCAAATACGATCATAGAAATTGACGGTGGCGTTACGCTTGAAAATGCGCCTGAAATTGTTGCCGCAGGCACCGACGCCTTGGTAGCGGGAAACACTGTATTTACTGCTCCAGACCCGCTCGAGATGATAAAAAAACTGAAACGGGTGGGAAAATAAACGTAACTTATTCCCGTTTATTTTGAATATGCTTCGTCAGACCCTCGTATTCTTTTTGGTAGTTCTTTCATCTTTGGCAGCCAGTGCCCAAAACGGATACTTGGTAGGCACAGTTAAAGACGAAAAAGGACGGCCGATGGAAATAGTCACCATCGCCGTAAAAGGCTCCGCAATTGGCACTGTATCTAATGTACAGGGAGAATACTCCCTTAGCGTTCCTACCGTAAATATTACTGTGGTTTACTCGCTGGTGGGCTATAAAAAACAAGAAGAAACATTACAGCTGAAAGAGGGAGAAGTAAAAAGACTGGACATCGTCCTTAAAAAAGAAGCTACGACCCTTGAAGGGGTTACGGTCACTGACACAAAGGATCCTGGTGTTATCAAACTGGATGTTAAAAAAACCGCTCTGCTTCCCGGCGATCCGTTCAGCGGTATCGAATCGTTGATAAAAACTTTTGTTGGAACAAACAATGAGCTCACTTCGCAATACAATGTTCGCGGTGGCAACTACGACGAGAACCTTGTATATGTAAACGACTTTGAGATCTACCGTCCTTTCCTTACCCGCTCTGGCCAACAGGAGGGCATGAGTTTCATCAATGCAGACCTTGTATCTGGAGTAAATTTTTCCGTTGGCGGATTCCAGGCCAAATACGGCGACAAAATGTCGAGCGTATTGGACGTAGACTATAAACGACCAAAAAAATTTGGCGGACGCATCCTGGCCAGTATGTTAGGCGTTAGCGCCTCTTTGGAGGGAATATCAAAAAACGAAAAACTTACTTACCTCATTGGCGTTCGCCAGAAAAGCAATCAATACCTGCTAAAATCGCAACCCACGAAAGGTGTATACAATCCTTCATTTACAGACCTGCAGGCATTGATCAACTACAAATTCAGCCCCAAATGGGAGTCTGAGATACTAGCCAACTATGCGCGAAATAGGTTCCAGTTTTTTCCTGAAGAAGCGACTAGCAGTTTTGGCCTTATCAACCGGGCACTCCAGTTGCGTGTGATCTATGAAGGAGGCGAAATAGACCAATTCGATTCTCGTTTTGGTGGATGGTCTACCACATACCATGCGTCAGAAAAACTCAAATTGAAGTTACTGGCATCCGGCTTTCAGACAAACGAGCGGGAGACTTATGATATTTTTGGCGAATACCTGCTTGGCGAATTAGAAACAGACCTGGGCAAAGAAGATTTTGGCCAGGTAAAGTATGCAATAGGCACAGGTGTGATCCATACCTATGCCCGCAACTACCTAAAAGTAAATGTCGGTAACCTTGCCCACCGTGGCAGTTATGCCGGCAACCTTCACTTTGTTCAATGGGGCCTGGACGCGAACATCACTGACATTACCGACAAGCTCCATGAATGGGAGCGCCGCGATTCGGCGCGTTTCACACAGCCGTACATGGAAGATAAGCTGGAGCTGACACGTGTGTACAATTCTGCGTCCACATTCAACTATATGCGTTACGCGGGATTTATTCAGGATAATTTCCGTTTTAATGACTCGCTTGGACTAACGGTTTCCCTGGGCGTGCGCTTCAACTACAGCACACTGAACAACGAGTTTTTGATAAGCCCGAGAGCGCAGGTATCTTATAAACCGAAATGGGAAAAAGACATAATCTTTAAACTAGCCGGAGGTTTATATCAGCAGCCACCATTCTATCGCGAAATGCGCGACCTGGATGGCAACGTCAACAAAAATCTTAAAGCCCAGAAGTCATTCCACACAGTATTGGGCACGGAATACAATTTCAAAACAGCCAACAGGCCATTTAAATTCACCACTGAGATTTATTACAAAGGCCTGTGGGATATTGTACCCTACGAATACGACAACGTTCGCATCCGCTATTTCGGACAGAACAATGCAGTGGGATATGCTTACGGCGGCGAGTTGAGGCTATATGGCGATATTGTGAAGGATGCCACATCATGGGTTAGCGTGGGAGTATTGAAAACAGCAGAGGACGTAACCAATGACTATATCGTTAAAACAACGACTACAGAAAGCGAACCACCAGCACCATCGATCACAACAATTGACACGATCAAACCTGGATATATCCCCCGCCCTACCGATCAGCGATTTATGGTCGGAATGTATTTTGAAGACTATTTCCCTAAATGGAAGAACTATAAAATGCACTTGAACCTTATGTATGCCACAGGCTTGCCATTTGGCCCTCCCGATAAGGCAAGATATGGCGATACATTACGGTTGCCGGATTACAAGCGTGTAGACATCGGATTTTCGGCCCTCCTGCTAAATGGCGCTAAACATCCCAATAAAAAGGCTTTAAGATCGTTCGAAAACATCTGGTTAAGTGCGGAAGTTTTCAACCTATTGGGTATTCAGAACACATTATCGTATTCCTGGATACAGGATATGACAACCAATCAAACATACGCAGTACCTAACAGGCTTACTTCACGTTTAATAAACGTGAAGCTGGTCGTCGATTTCTAAGAATGTCTTTCCCGACTTTCCAAAAAATACCGTGAAAACACGGTATTCGCCTTTTTGTATTCACCCTAGCTTTGCTTTTGTAAAACGCAATTTCAGAGGTTTTATAAACCCAAACACCTCATAAACCACACACCAACTAGTAAAGTTTTGACTTTATCTCCCTTAAAGAAAAGGGGCTGCTTATTCAAGCAGCCCCTAAATTTTGTTACCTGTACTTATTACTTGTGCGTTACAACAAGCTTGTTGCTTTGAATGGTCTTATTATCGCCCTGTATCAATACCATGTACTGGCCTGCTGCCAGGTGGCTTGTTTCAATCACATAGCTCGTTTTCGCACCGTCCATTTGTAATGCACTTACTTGTTTACCCAACAGGTCATACACAGCAATTGTACCCTTCGTTGCTTCGGTCAGGCTGATAGTCACATTTTCATCTGCCGGATTAGGATAGATGCTCGCTTTCAGCTGTGCTACATCAGCTACTGATGTAGGAACGCCATCATAAATGAAGAAATCATCTATAGCAGCTTCAACTACACTTGGAGAAGCTGTAGGATCATTGGCCACAAATCGCATTTGAATGGTGCGTTGACCAGGGAAGAACTGGTCGACAGCAAATACTCGCCTGCGCCAGCTATGGTCTGCTTGCAAAGTCCTTTCAACCTGTTGCGAATTACCACCAGGATAACTAATATAAGTCAGCCACTCATCATTCCTGCGGTTTGACTCCTGGCCGCTATACCTGTCGTTTGAGAACCAACGATAGTATTCGATAATAGGATTAACGAATGTAGTAAGATCGAAAACAGGAGTATATACTGTTGTTCGGCCTCCATCAACATCATTCGATGTAATGTTGGAAGTAGAGCCATTGCCCGTAACCAGGCATTTACCACTTCCGGTAGTGTGATCCTTATCAGTTTGTGTGATGAAAGAACCAAATGCGCCGTTGCTAGGGCTGGAAAAAGTACCCACTGGTTTTGCGTGTACCCATTTACCTGTGGCGGTCGCATTATCTCCGGGAACATCTCCTATCTGCCAGTCATCCATGGTTTCATCTTCAAAGGTGATCTGTATGCGGTTAGAAACGCCAACGGCAAACTGGTAAGGAATATTAGAATTATTAGATGGAGGAAGAGGACTAAAGCCCGTTGGGTAATTTACGGTAGACGCTGTAAGCGCATCGGAAATGCTGAAATAGTAGTCTACCAATGCACCTTGTGGTTGGCCTGGTATCTGGGCTGTAAAACTAAATCCTCCATTATTGGTCATCACTACTGAATCCCATGTACCAACCGCACGATTGCGGAAATAAAGTTTGAGCGCGGTGAAGAAATCGCTGTTAGTAATGGTCAACGACGCATTAACTGTAATAGGCGTATTCTGCGGTTGGTGTGCCAGCTCCTGGTGATTCAATTGAGCATCGGCATACAGGTAAATACCGTGTTTTGCAAAAGCGCTAACTATCTCCTGCAAATGTGGTGTACCGTTGCTCAATGTCGCATCATTGTCATCGCTCAAGATCGCAGATATTAATATCTTATGGTAGATGGCACCTTCCATACCGGTGGGGCCATCAGCTACATCATGGAAAGCTTCGGTAAATATCTCAGTCATGGTTTCGTAGCTACCTGTGTTTCGAGCCACATCCCACCATGCGCCTGCAATGATCTCACCATCGGCATGTACTTCACCCACTATATTCGTCGGATACACTTTAGGATTTACATCATAGCGACGAATGAAGCTAGCGGATGAGCCCATTGCACCTCGGCCAAGTATTGAGTCCTTTGCGATCGTCATTGCCCAAACATCAGCATAGCCTTCATTCAAGGCGCCGTTGCGCATTGAGTTAGCACCATTATCAGCATAGAAGGTGCGGTTGATACCGTGTCCGTACTCGTGATAAACGATGTCCCCGATCTCCGCGAAAGATGGACAGCCGCCCAAGCCAGGTGCATAGAAATTTATGCTGTTACCACTGTAAAACGCATTGCATGATCCACTTGTTAGTTCTGTGTTTGTGGTGAGAGATACATCCATTC is a genomic window containing:
- a CDS encoding T9SS type A sorting domain-containing protein, whose product is MKKLLITVGLAAAFAPAIAQHQEHGPSYQKSVFAGHEQVGILNRESHAATREQVRQNFPGWKLTTDKITGGFSDIYGDAMVISGQSPLEKSQTVMSKLLKQLGVANTEWNLVRNAAAPKAHYVDYEQVINGHKVMFTKLSFRFTKDERLVRVNNTSFGKTIKSTSPVLSKDDVSASSNILEDVAGVSLSSVVVANDWIWFPVPAQNGYTLQPAWEFTAKGIEGEGKPVELNGFIDAITGELLYRTNEVKTISDVQVKGTVYKATYVSPATLEPIGNIEVVLGTTTVNANDTGYVSNPANSVSATVKLKGLWSTVVPQGLSTPSFSQNITGTGNVFALPDTGVNGRAVSAYYHTNRAHENAKALLPGFTGMDVSLTTNTELTSGSCNAFYSGNSINFYAPGLGGCPSFAEIGDIVYHEYGHGINRTFYADNGANSMRNGALNEGYADVWAMTIAKDSILGRGAMGSSASFIRRYDVNPKVYPTNIVGEVHADGEIIAGAWWDVARNTGSYETMTEIFTEAFHDVADGPTGMEGAIYHKILISAILSDDNDATLSNGTPHLQEIVSAFAKHGIYLYADAQLNHQELAHQPQNTPITVNASLTITNSDFFTALKLYFRNRAVGTWDSVVMTNNGGFSFTAQIPGQPQGALVDYYFSISDALTASTVNYPTGFSPLPPSNNSNIPYQFAVGVSNRIQITFEDETMDDWQIGDVPGDNATATGKWVHAKPVGTFSSPSNGAFGSFITQTDKDHTTGSGKCLVTGNGSTSNITSNDVDGGRTTVYTPVFDLTTFVNPIIEYYRWFSNDRYSGQESNRRNDEWLTYISYPGGNSQQVERTLQADHSWRRRVFAVDQFFPGQRTIQMRFVANDPTASPSVVEAAIDDFFIYDGVPTSVADVAQLKASIYPNPADENVTISLTEATKGTIAVYDLLGKQVSALQMDGAKTSYVIETSHLAAGQYMVLIQGDNKTIQSNKLVVTHK
- a CDS encoding tetratricopeptide repeat protein, whose product is MKSLFFKCCLLAVFAHILAACSEKKSANGTDHAIFQQPGLKGITQQIKNDPENASLYFERGSILDNMQEDTLALEDYQKAISLDSSKAEYFSAIGDMLFEHKDISGSLKWIEKALKIDPKDPASHLKMAKLFIYTKDYKSAFSEINTVLKQDVYNSEGYFLKGMAYKDMKDTANARSSFETAVQVAPDYKDAIVQLGLLYSAKKDSIALRYFDNAYRVDTTDLFPIYARGVFYQDSKQYEKAKNEYKRVIFRDNQYADAYYNMGYVLMQQDSVDKAWRQYDLLTKIDPTDPEAYYNRGLCSEMMGKKQEAISDYRQALTFYKDYPEAQAGLKRLQGN
- the rpe gene encoding ribulose-phosphate 3-epimerase, translating into MSATKTIKMPIIAPSILSADFLNLGRDIEMVNKSEADWFHLDVMDGRFVPNISYGMSIIAQMKKLATKTFDVHLMIVEPEKYFEEFKKAGADILTIHYEASTHLHRSLQAIKSLGMKAGVSLNPHTPVHLLENIITDIDLVLIMSVNPGFGGQKFIPQSLDKVRALRQMITAAGANTIIEIDGGVTLENAPEIVAAGTDALVAGNTVFTAPDPLEMIKKLKRVGK
- a CDS encoding TonB-dependent receptor, whose protein sequence is MLRQTLVFFLVVLSSLAASAQNGYLVGTVKDEKGRPMEIVTIAVKGSAIGTVSNVQGEYSLSVPTVNITVVYSLVGYKKQEETLQLKEGEVKRLDIVLKKEATTLEGVTVTDTKDPGVIKLDVKKTALLPGDPFSGIESLIKTFVGTNNELTSQYNVRGGNYDENLVYVNDFEIYRPFLTRSGQQEGMSFINADLVSGVNFSVGGFQAKYGDKMSSVLDVDYKRPKKFGGRILASMLGVSASLEGISKNEKLTYLIGVRQKSNQYLLKSQPTKGVYNPSFTDLQALINYKFSPKWESEILANYARNRFQFFPEEATSSFGLINRALQLRVIYEGGEIDQFDSRFGGWSTTYHASEKLKLKLLASGFQTNERETYDIFGEYLLGELETDLGKEDFGQVKYAIGTGVIHTYARNYLKVNVGNLAHRGSYAGNLHFVQWGLDANITDITDKLHEWERRDSARFTQPYMEDKLELTRVYNSASTFNYMRYAGFIQDNFRFNDSLGLTVSLGVRFNYSTLNNEFLISPRAQVSYKPKWEKDIIFKLAGGLYQQPPFYREMRDLDGNVNKNLKAQKSFHTVLGTEYNFKTANRPFKFTTEIYYKGLWDIVPYEYDNVRIRYFGQNNAVGYAYGGELRLYGDIVKDATSWVSVGVLKTAEDVTNDYIVKTTTTESEPPAPSITTIDTIKPGYIPRPTDQRFMVGMYFEDYFPKWKNYKMHLNLMYATGLPFGPPDKARYGDTLRLPDYKRVDIGFSALLLNGAKHPNKKALRSFENIWLSAEVFNLLGIQNTLSYSWIQDMTTNQTYAVPNRLTSRLINVKLVVDF